One Colius striatus isolate bColStr4 chromosome 10, bColStr4.1.hap1, whole genome shotgun sequence genomic region harbors:
- the ARHGAP29 gene encoding rho GTPase-activating protein 29 isoform X3 codes for MLRQNGGSNKRGLGLARLSASNFFTASNSGNWGMGRSTKSSSLSSISSNSDCYDNPVVDPEYIMQLVNDVRKFADVLLYLKEAVLSEENQDGLHQVVHERLGELLRVLKAVINKHQPLNSVDVLSAAGTVIAKVKAVNFKEVNEENKRELFSEIFSSIETLAFTFGNVVSDFLMGDVDNGSSLGLPVSQRSRSFENLSVESGGSLHERDDIQGHLQAEEVDSMLLRNDSGIESALSYAKAWSKYAKDVVAWVEKKLSLEVECAKSLARMAETAKALVGHQDYMPFQSIFINAFQNDIENNQLWQQTAAALQSNKFVQPLLGRKNELDRQRKDIKELWQREQKKMQELEAALRKAKLLCTQRQDDYEKAKSCTARAEEEHLSSSGSFVKDFNKQLEKKRKLEEEALQKAEEANEHYKASMAEVEEKRSDLESFKSDVLTQIRELIYQCDLTLKAATVNLFQLQHAQVVALPVNCQSLCESAKLYDPGQQYSEFVKSLPKEGVHIEPGSFETQNSQADGVFNKQSTNNVHMSHGNLSQCSGDFPVRTLDDVGSPVSHRSQKIGDKRSSSSTDIQGAIRGPPPFRSWSVGNQSGGMCSDSESAGGSSESRSMDSPSASPGDFKRRLPRTPSTGTMSSADDLDEREPPSPSDCGPFRNANMSKAAQTHKLRKLRAPSKCRECDSLVVFHGAECEECSLACHKKCLETLAIQCGHKKLHGRLHLFGVEFAQAAKNAPDGVPFIIKKCTSEIESRALNVKGIYRVNGAKSRVEKLCQAFENGKDLVELSELYAHDISNVLKLYLRQLPEPLILFRLYNEFIGIAKESQAVHEESDANQVSPRFKKRQSVCMERNRIIIKIKDLLKQLPVPNYNTLQYLIGHLHRVTEQSDENKMSASNLGIIFGPTLIRPRQTDATVSLSSLVDYPYQARVVELLITHYEKIFDVCLKPLLSTSQSEETAITVKVAFSAEEREPQQQRRSFLAVKEGILTAPRESRALETAALVLESSDSKNTKEQVDTSVTECVSLPLTETKQEGSGKSNSLTESSATRTLDISVSAPVKPGGVVSPASEREKDPFVSLGEDSCKINIFPAKPNRQIAQVPLRVPRTKPAPRPLSLPVDRILPSCVLNERNSRNAGAACPEKLGRSPTIEEVSEVKALPAAGICCRLPSYDTQVLRKTWDKQYKQYDITARTAMIMTNVPQENRALESGTTGALASSCSIGNSSSNVIPYSKPYPVSVGSGRPITEGNGPDANPLAAFRAPRTLQPPPGTFYKPPSNKSKPNEEGSFAKACTPTSASSVLHQDNTVKPARSSALPSGDPEQKNISEDLHTTELKPTYQRLRPKRIQELEHREAHFV; via the exons CGGTGAACTTCAAAGAAGTTAACgaagaaaacaagagagaacTCTTCAGTGAAATATTCTCTTCTATTGAAACATTGGCATTCACCTTTGGAAACGT TGTTTCGGACTTCCTTATGGGAGATGTAGACAATGGCTCGTCATTGGGACTTCCTGTATCTCAGAGGAGTCGG TCTTTTGAGAATCTTTCTGTGGAGTCTGGGGGTTCACTTCATGAAAGGGATGATATTCAAG GACATCTTCAAGCAGAGGAGGTTGATAGCATGCTCCTGAGAAATGACAGTGGAATTGAATCAGCTTTGTCCTATGCTAAAGCGTGGTCAAAATATGCCAAGGATGTAGTTGCATGGGTAGAAAAAAAGCTTAGCTTGG AAGTGGAATGTGCTAAAAGCTTAGCAAGAATGGCTGAAACTGCTAAAGCTCTTGTTGGACATCAG GATTATATGCCATTCCAATCAATATTCATTAATGCTTTTCAAAATGATATTGAGAACAATCAACTTTGGCAACAAACAGCTGCTGCCCTCCAGTCTAACAAATTTGTGCAG CCTCTTCTCGGAAGGAAAAATGAATTGGATAGACAAAGGAAAGACATCAAGGAGCTTTGGCAGcgagaacagaagaaaatg CAAGAGCTGGAAGCTGCTCTAAGAAAAGCAAAGTTGCTATGTACACAGCGTCAAGATGActatgaaaaagcaaaatcgTGCACTGCTCGTGCTGAGGAGGAACATCTTAGCTCGAGTGGAAGCTTTGTGAAAGATTTCAACAAGCAACTGGAGAAAAAACGAAAGCTAGAGGAGGAAGCTCTACAAAAA GCTGAAGAGGCCAATGAACACTATAAAGCAAGCATGGCAGAGgttgaagaaaagagaagtgatTTGGAAAGCTTTAAAAGTGATGTCCTAACACAGATTCGGGAGCTTATTTACCAGTGTGATCTTACTCTTAAAGCT GCAACAGTTAACCTGTTCCAGCTGCAGCATGCTCAGGTTGTGGCTCTTCCAGTTAACTGTCAGTCTCTCTGTGAGAGTGCCAAACTCTATGACCCTGGTCAGCAGTATTCAGAGTTTGTGAAAAGTTTGCCAAAGGAAGGTGTTCATATTGAACCGGGTTCTTTTGAGACCCAGAATTCCCAGGCTGATGG GGTTTTTAATAAGCAGTCAACCAACAATGTCCATATGTCACATGGTAACTTATCCCAGTGTTCAGGAGATTTTCCTGTTCGGACATTAGATGATGTGGGAAGCCCAGTTTCTCATCGCTCACAGAAGATTGGAGACAAAAGGTCTTCCAGCAGCACAGATATCCAAGGTG CAATACGAGGGCCACCACCATTCAGGTCATGGTCAGTTGGTAACCAGAGTGGAGGGATGTGCAGCGATTCTGAAAGTGCAGGGGGAAGCAGCGAGTCGCGGTCTATGGATTCACCATCTGCTAGCCCAG GGGATTTTAAGAGACGACTTCCCCGAACACCTTCCACTGGTACTATGTCATCTGCAGATGATCTTGATGAAAGAGAGCCACCATCTCCTTCAGACTGTG GACCTTTTAGAAACGCTAATATGTCCAAAgcagcacaaacacacaaactcCGGAAGCTGAGAGCTCCATCTAAATGCAGAGAATGTGACAGCTTAGTGGTATTTCACGGAGCTGAATGTGAGGAG TGTTCACTTGCATGCCATAAAAAATGTTTAGAGACTTTAGCTATTCAATGTGGGCACAAAAAACTTCATGGAAGGCTTCACTTATTTGGAGTGGAATTTGCCCAAGCTGCTAAAAATGCTCCTGATGGCGTTCCTTTCATCATCAAAAAGTGTACATCAGAAATTGAAAGCAGAGCACTGAATGTCAAG GGCATCTATCGTGTGAACGGAGCCAAATCAAGAGTTGAAAAGCTTTGTCAagcttttgaaaatggaaaggattTGGTCGAGCTTTCAGAACTCTATGCACATGATATCAGCAATGTTCTCAAGTTGTATCTCCGCCAG CTTCCAGAACCCTTGATTTTGTTTCGGCTTTACAATGAGTTCATTGGAATTGCAAAAGAAAGCCAGGCTGTTCACGAGGAATCAGATGCTAATCAAGTGAGTCCCAGATTCAAGAAAAGACAGTCAGTCTGTATGGAGCGGAATAGGATCATCATTAAAATTAAGGATCTTCTGAAACAACTGCCTGTACCAAACTACAACACTCTGCAGTACCTTATTGGGCACCTTCACAG GGTTACAGAACAGtctgatgaaaacaaaatgtcagcCAGCAACCTTGGCATAATATTTGGCCCAACTCTGATCAGACCACGTCAAACAGATGCTACAGTTTCTTTGTCGTCGCTTGTGGATTACCCTTACCAAGCCCGCGTAGTAGAGCTGCTCATAACACACTATGAAAAGATATTTGATGTGTGTTTGAAACCACTTCTGAGCACATCTCAGTCTGAAGAAACTGCCATTACGGTCAAAGTTGCTTTCTCAGCAGAAGAGAGGGAGCcgcagcagcagaggaggtcGTTTCTTGCTGTAAAGGAA GGTATTCTGACAGCTCCAAGGGAAAGCAGAGCTTTGGAAACAGCTGCATTGGTTTTGGAGTCCAGCGACAGCAAGAATACAAAAGAACAAGTAGATACGTCTGTAACGG AATGTGTATCATTGCCACTCACTGAGACTAAACAAGAAGGCTCTGGGAAGAGTAATTCCTTGACAGAATCATCAGCTACCAGAACTTTGGATATTAGTGTATCTGCTCCAGTAAAGCCAG GTGGTGTTGTGAGTCCAGcttcagagagagagaaggatcCATTTGTTTCTCTAGGTGAAGACAGCTGCAAAATTAACATATTTCCTGCAAAGCCAAACCGTCAGATTGCCCAAGTCCCGCTGCGAGTGCCGAGGACAAAGCCAGCCCCTCGCCCTCTGAGCCTACCTGTGGACAGAATCCTTCCTTCCTGTGTGCTGAATGAAAGGAACTCACGAAATGCAGGagcagcatgtccagagaaACTTGGCAGAAGCCCTACCATTGAAGAAGTTTCTGAGGTGAAGGCACTCCCTGCTGCTGGTATCTGCTGCAGACTCCCTTCTTACGACACCCAGGTGCTGCGAAAAACTTGGGACAAGCAATATAAGCAGTATGATATCACAGCAAGGACAGCCATGATCATGACTAATGTGCCCCAGGAGAACCGGGCACTTGAGAGTGGAACTACAGGTGCCTTAGCTTCGTCATGCAGCATTGGTAACAGCTCATCTAATGTCATTCCTTATAGTAAGCCATATCCTGTATCTGTTGGGTCAGGAAGGCCAATAACAGAAGGGAATGGTCCTGATGCCAATCCTCTTGCTGCCTTCAGAGCACCCAGAACATTGCAGCCACCCCCAGGGACATTTTATAAACCACCGTCtaacaaatcaaaaccaaatgaaGAGGGTTCTTTCGCAAAAGCTTGTACACCAACCAGTGCTAGCTCTGTGCTTCACCAGGATAATACTGTGAAACCGGCCAGGAGCTCTGCACTTCCATCGGGTGATCCTGAACAAAAAAACATCTCAGAGGATCTTCACACCACAGAACTGAAGCCTACTTACCAGAGACTGAGACCAAAGAGGATTCAAGAACTGGAACACAGGGAAGCTCACTTTGTATAG
- the ARHGAP29 gene encoding rho GTPase-activating protein 29 isoform X1 — translation MLRQNGGSNKRGLGLARLSASNFFTASNSGNWGMGRSTKSSSLSSISSNSDCYDNPVVDPEYIMQLVNDVRKFADVLLYLKEAVLSEENQDGLHQVVHERLGELLRVLKAVINKHQPLNSVDVLSAAGTVIAKVKAVNFKEVNEENKRELFSEIFSSIETLAFTFGNVVSDFLMGDVDNGSSLGLPVSQRSRSFENLSVESGGSLHERDDIQGHLQAEEVDSMLLRNDSGIESALSYAKAWSKYAKDVVAWVEKKLSLEVECAKSLARMAETAKALVGHQDYMPFQSIFINAFQNDIENNQLWQQTAAALQSNKFVQPLLGRKNELDRQRKDIKELWQREQKKMQELEAALRKAKLLCTQRQDDYEKAKSCTARAEEEHLSSSGSFVKDFNKQLEKKRKLEEEALQKAEEANEHYKASMAEVEEKRSDLESFKSDVLTQIRELIYQCDLTLKAATVNLFQLQHAQVVALPVNCQSLCESAKLYDPGQQYSEFVKSLPKEGVHIEPGSFETQNSQADGVFNKQSTNNVHMSHGNLSQCSGDFPVRTLDDVGSPVSHRSQKIGDKRSSSSTDIQGAIRGPPPFRSWSVGNQSGGMCSDSESAGGSSESRSMDSPSASPGDFKRRLPRTPSTGTMSSADDLDEREPPSPSDCGLNDLTSETANSPGPFRNANMSKAAQTHKLRKLRAPSKCRECDSLVVFHGAECEECSLACHKKCLETLAIQCGHKKLHGRLHLFGVEFAQAAKNAPDGVPFIIKKCTSEIESRALNVKGIYRVNGAKSRVEKLCQAFENGKDLVELSELYAHDISNVLKLYLRQLPEPLILFRLYNEFIGIAKESQAVHEESDANQVSPRFKKRQSVCMERNRIIIKIKDLLKQLPVPNYNTLQYLIGHLHRVTEQSDENKMSASNLGIIFGPTLIRPRQTDATVSLSSLVDYPYQARVVELLITHYEKIFDVCLKPLLSTSQSEETAITVKVAFSAEEREPQQQRRSFLAVKEGILTAPRESRALETAALVLESSDSKNTKEQVDTSVTECVSLPLTETKQEGSGKSNSLTESSATRTLDISVSAPVKPGGVVSPASEREKDPFVSLGEDSCKINIFPAKPNRQIAQVPLRVPRTKPAPRPLSLPVDRILPSCVLNERNSRNAGAACPEKLGRSPTIEEVSEVKALPAAGICCRLPSYDTQVLRKTWDKQYKQYDITARTAMIMTNVPQENRALESGTTGALASSCSIGNSSSNVIPYSKPYPVSVGSGRPITEGNGPDANPLAAFRAPRTLQPPPGTFYKPPSNKSKPNEEGSFAKACTPTSASSVLHQDNTVKPARSSALPSGDPEQKNISEDLHTTELKPTYQRLRPKRIQELEHREAHFV, via the exons CGGTGAACTTCAAAGAAGTTAACgaagaaaacaagagagaacTCTTCAGTGAAATATTCTCTTCTATTGAAACATTGGCATTCACCTTTGGAAACGT TGTTTCGGACTTCCTTATGGGAGATGTAGACAATGGCTCGTCATTGGGACTTCCTGTATCTCAGAGGAGTCGG TCTTTTGAGAATCTTTCTGTGGAGTCTGGGGGTTCACTTCATGAAAGGGATGATATTCAAG GACATCTTCAAGCAGAGGAGGTTGATAGCATGCTCCTGAGAAATGACAGTGGAATTGAATCAGCTTTGTCCTATGCTAAAGCGTGGTCAAAATATGCCAAGGATGTAGTTGCATGGGTAGAAAAAAAGCTTAGCTTGG AAGTGGAATGTGCTAAAAGCTTAGCAAGAATGGCTGAAACTGCTAAAGCTCTTGTTGGACATCAG GATTATATGCCATTCCAATCAATATTCATTAATGCTTTTCAAAATGATATTGAGAACAATCAACTTTGGCAACAAACAGCTGCTGCCCTCCAGTCTAACAAATTTGTGCAG CCTCTTCTCGGAAGGAAAAATGAATTGGATAGACAAAGGAAAGACATCAAGGAGCTTTGGCAGcgagaacagaagaaaatg CAAGAGCTGGAAGCTGCTCTAAGAAAAGCAAAGTTGCTATGTACACAGCGTCAAGATGActatgaaaaagcaaaatcgTGCACTGCTCGTGCTGAGGAGGAACATCTTAGCTCGAGTGGAAGCTTTGTGAAAGATTTCAACAAGCAACTGGAGAAAAAACGAAAGCTAGAGGAGGAAGCTCTACAAAAA GCTGAAGAGGCCAATGAACACTATAAAGCAAGCATGGCAGAGgttgaagaaaagagaagtgatTTGGAAAGCTTTAAAAGTGATGTCCTAACACAGATTCGGGAGCTTATTTACCAGTGTGATCTTACTCTTAAAGCT GCAACAGTTAACCTGTTCCAGCTGCAGCATGCTCAGGTTGTGGCTCTTCCAGTTAACTGTCAGTCTCTCTGTGAGAGTGCCAAACTCTATGACCCTGGTCAGCAGTATTCAGAGTTTGTGAAAAGTTTGCCAAAGGAAGGTGTTCATATTGAACCGGGTTCTTTTGAGACCCAGAATTCCCAGGCTGATGG GGTTTTTAATAAGCAGTCAACCAACAATGTCCATATGTCACATGGTAACTTATCCCAGTGTTCAGGAGATTTTCCTGTTCGGACATTAGATGATGTGGGAAGCCCAGTTTCTCATCGCTCACAGAAGATTGGAGACAAAAGGTCTTCCAGCAGCACAGATATCCAAGGTG CAATACGAGGGCCACCACCATTCAGGTCATGGTCAGTTGGTAACCAGAGTGGAGGGATGTGCAGCGATTCTGAAAGTGCAGGGGGAAGCAGCGAGTCGCGGTCTATGGATTCACCATCTGCTAGCCCAG GGGATTTTAAGAGACGACTTCCCCGAACACCTTCCACTGGTACTATGTCATCTGCAGATGATCTTGATGAAAGAGAGCCACCATCTCCTTCAGACTGTG GTTTAAATGATCTGACATCTGAAACTGCAAATTCTCCAGGACCTTTTAGAAACGCTAATATGTCCAAAgcagcacaaacacacaaactcCGGAAGCTGAGAGCTCCATCTAAATGCAGAGAATGTGACAGCTTAGTGGTATTTCACGGAGCTGAATGTGAGGAG TGTTCACTTGCATGCCATAAAAAATGTTTAGAGACTTTAGCTATTCAATGTGGGCACAAAAAACTTCATGGAAGGCTTCACTTATTTGGAGTGGAATTTGCCCAAGCTGCTAAAAATGCTCCTGATGGCGTTCCTTTCATCATCAAAAAGTGTACATCAGAAATTGAAAGCAGAGCACTGAATGTCAAG GGCATCTATCGTGTGAACGGAGCCAAATCAAGAGTTGAAAAGCTTTGTCAagcttttgaaaatggaaaggattTGGTCGAGCTTTCAGAACTCTATGCACATGATATCAGCAATGTTCTCAAGTTGTATCTCCGCCAG CTTCCAGAACCCTTGATTTTGTTTCGGCTTTACAATGAGTTCATTGGAATTGCAAAAGAAAGCCAGGCTGTTCACGAGGAATCAGATGCTAATCAAGTGAGTCCCAGATTCAAGAAAAGACAGTCAGTCTGTATGGAGCGGAATAGGATCATCATTAAAATTAAGGATCTTCTGAAACAACTGCCTGTACCAAACTACAACACTCTGCAGTACCTTATTGGGCACCTTCACAG GGTTACAGAACAGtctgatgaaaacaaaatgtcagcCAGCAACCTTGGCATAATATTTGGCCCAACTCTGATCAGACCACGTCAAACAGATGCTACAGTTTCTTTGTCGTCGCTTGTGGATTACCCTTACCAAGCCCGCGTAGTAGAGCTGCTCATAACACACTATGAAAAGATATTTGATGTGTGTTTGAAACCACTTCTGAGCACATCTCAGTCTGAAGAAACTGCCATTACGGTCAAAGTTGCTTTCTCAGCAGAAGAGAGGGAGCcgcagcagcagaggaggtcGTTTCTTGCTGTAAAGGAA GGTATTCTGACAGCTCCAAGGGAAAGCAGAGCTTTGGAAACAGCTGCATTGGTTTTGGAGTCCAGCGACAGCAAGAATACAAAAGAACAAGTAGATACGTCTGTAACGG AATGTGTATCATTGCCACTCACTGAGACTAAACAAGAAGGCTCTGGGAAGAGTAATTCCTTGACAGAATCATCAGCTACCAGAACTTTGGATATTAGTGTATCTGCTCCAGTAAAGCCAG GTGGTGTTGTGAGTCCAGcttcagagagagagaaggatcCATTTGTTTCTCTAGGTGAAGACAGCTGCAAAATTAACATATTTCCTGCAAAGCCAAACCGTCAGATTGCCCAAGTCCCGCTGCGAGTGCCGAGGACAAAGCCAGCCCCTCGCCCTCTGAGCCTACCTGTGGACAGAATCCTTCCTTCCTGTGTGCTGAATGAAAGGAACTCACGAAATGCAGGagcagcatgtccagagaaACTTGGCAGAAGCCCTACCATTGAAGAAGTTTCTGAGGTGAAGGCACTCCCTGCTGCTGGTATCTGCTGCAGACTCCCTTCTTACGACACCCAGGTGCTGCGAAAAACTTGGGACAAGCAATATAAGCAGTATGATATCACAGCAAGGACAGCCATGATCATGACTAATGTGCCCCAGGAGAACCGGGCACTTGAGAGTGGAACTACAGGTGCCTTAGCTTCGTCATGCAGCATTGGTAACAGCTCATCTAATGTCATTCCTTATAGTAAGCCATATCCTGTATCTGTTGGGTCAGGAAGGCCAATAACAGAAGGGAATGGTCCTGATGCCAATCCTCTTGCTGCCTTCAGAGCACCCAGAACATTGCAGCCACCCCCAGGGACATTTTATAAACCACCGTCtaacaaatcaaaaccaaatgaaGAGGGTTCTTTCGCAAAAGCTTGTACACCAACCAGTGCTAGCTCTGTGCTTCACCAGGATAATACTGTGAAACCGGCCAGGAGCTCTGCACTTCCATCGGGTGATCCTGAACAAAAAAACATCTCAGAGGATCTTCACACCACAGAACTGAAGCCTACTTACCAGAGACTGAGACCAAAGAGGATTCAAGAACTGGAACACAGGGAAGCTCACTTTGTATAG